The region CTTCATATAACTATGGTAAGTGGTCAAATTCTAAATATAACAACCTAGTTAAAACAGCGGGCAATCAGGATGCAAATGATGCTAATAAGCGTTGGAGTGATCTCGTTACTGCAGCAAAGATCGTTAACCGCGAACAAGCTATTACTCCAATTTATCAACAAACTACCGCATATCTCCAAAACAAGCGAGTACATGGTGTGATTCATAATACCGCAGGTACTCAATGGAACTACAAGTATACATCTGTAGATAATAAATAATTCTACGTAAAAAGTACGTAAAATATTCTAGTAAAGAAGATGGATTTAAATTCATCTTCTTTTTTTATCAAAAATTTTATTGACTAATTTCTATAGACAGGATTATTATTAAAAAGTCAAAAAATGAAGGAGTAAAAAAGGGGATTATGAAAAAAATTACTAAATTTGGTATAAGTTTAATTGTAGGTGTGGAGATGCTCTCCAGTGTAGCTATTTCTTCTCGCACTGTAGATGCTGCAAGTAACAAGATGATTTTTAAAAATAATAGTTTCATCTATACTAGTAATTTAAAACGAACTAATGCATATAAAACTCAAAACGGTGTGCGCTATGTAACTCGTACTTATGTTGCTGGTACTACTGTAACACCATCGGGAACACGTACAATTAATGGTAAACAATATTACCAAGTAGGTAATAATAAGTACGTGCGTGCAAGTAATTTAAGATCTCTGCAAGATTTCTTTGTAAGTGGAGATGGCTGGTACTTGTCAGATGTTGATAATTTATATAACGATGATGGTAGTATTAATCAAGGTGCTATAGATACTACAGTTCAAAATTATAACAATGATACCAGTATGTACTGGGTAGATGATTCACGTAGCACCAATAAACTTATTAAGTCCGCACGTAAATTGATTGGTTATTTCCATTATGGCAGTCATGCTGGCTTTGGTAATTGGAAAAAGCCAAACAAGAACGGTACAACTGATTGTTCAGGATTTGTTTGGCTTGCAATGAAGCGTGCAGGTTATCCCGTAGGCAATTGGCCATTTACTACTAAAGATATGGAAAATGATGCGCGCGGTGCCCAGCACTATTTGAAGCAAATTCCAGCTTCTCAAGCTAGAATGGGTGATGTGATGATTGTCAACACTGGTAATGGTTTATATCAAAACGGTCATGCGGCAATTGTTGATGGTCCTTATGAAGGCTTGAATACGCAAATTATTCAAATGGGTGGAGATAGCTCTAGCCAATCAGTTCATCGTTGGACGCTTGGGTCATCTTTGAGTGAAAAACTACTTAAAGGTAAATTTACTTATGCTCGCCCAGTTAAAAGATAAATAAAAGCATCCCTTTAAGGGATGCTTTTTAATATTGTAAAGATACACAAAAAGACGATAAGTGGTGGGAAACACTTATCGTCAAAGAAATTTAATAATAAGAAGGCTGAATCATTAATGATTCCACTAAATATTGTAACAATAGTTAAATAACAATTCAAATATTTTTTGCTTAAATTAAGCTTTTTGTTAATTCTGTAGGTATAACACTAAATTTTTCACTAGAAAAATCATATGCAACTTTAAATAAGCCGTTCTTTTTAAATAGTGCTAATTTATTAACTAAATCATAAATATTATTAGTTTTTTGAAGGGCTATTGTAAGTGAATCTTCTTGATTTTTAGCCAATAAACTTGCTAGCTCTTTATTCCTATTAAATATATTTTCAGCAATGCTTTTATTCATTTTTACAGTAACTAAATTAATGTATTCCATCATGATTAAAAGAGTTTCTTCATTAATAACATCATCTGGAGAGACAGCAGATTGAATTAAATCTTTACTATGATATTTTTGGTTAATTTGATAGATTAATGCAAACTCTAGGGCTGTCATCTCTGTAGGCTTTTTCTTAAATGAAAGAGTAGCAGCTCTATAAAAGTTATCAATTTTTTTAATATCTATTGACATAAATGGTTAAATCTTCTTTCTAAAAAATAATCTCTTCTAATAATTACATGTTTAGCAAAAAAGATCAATCATCGATAACAATGAACTTACCGAGTCATTATATTTTAAATTACTTTCACATGATGATAGGATAAAGTCGATTAATGAAATAATAAGGGTGTTATAGATCAATTTATAGCATGGTCTTTTATAGATGGAGGTTATGGTTTTTATGTTATCTAGAAAAAATATAAATGAGAAATTAAAGCGGCTAGAGCAACAGAAGCAAAGATTTTCAATTCGTAAACTAACTATTGGAGCCGCTTCAGTATTAATTGGATTAGTATTTTTTGGAATGGGGAGTCAATCGGTTCATGCAGATACAATTACATCCCCTCAAGTTGTAAACAATACTGAAGTAAAAGCTACACAACCTTCTACTAATAAAACTTCTTCCAATGTTCCTAAAGAAGCTCCTAAAACTTCTACTCCCGAAGTAACTAACAAGGCGCAAGAAGCTGCCATTTTGACTGGTAATCAAAAAAAATTTCAACCTTCAACACCAGTCAAAGCTGCAACTCCTAACTCACAGCAAGTAACTTCTACTTCAGCTTCTAAAGTTCAAGTGGCAGCAACTACTAATACTACAAATACGCCTGCAGTACAAGCGAACGTTTCTCAAACAACAGAACATGTTGCAAATGAAACCGAACTTCAAAATGCTTTAAACAATACTAATATTAATAATATCGTTTTAGATGGCAACATTACCAATAATAGCAACTCCACATTTAGTTTAAATAATGGAACCGCTCGGCAATTAACCATTTCTGGTAAACAAAGTGATGGTACTAATGCTAGTTGGAACACTGGCAGTGGTTATGTCTATCTTGGAAGTGGAACTGAAAGCAATAATAAGCAATGGGATATTTCGTTTGAAGATATAGATATCACTTCTACTAATAGTAATGGTTGGAGTCCAGTAAGCTTAGACAATGGTGTCACTGGTAATATTAGTTTTAATAATGTTACTAACGGAGGAAATGGTGTCTTAGTTTATGCCCCTAGTGCTAATGTCACTGTTCAAAATACTAGTTCAAAGCCCGCATCTAGTGCTACGGATCCTAATATTACCGCCAATAACGTAAATATAGGTGACAATGTAAATTTGGTCACTACCCAAAACAACTATAATGATGGAAATGTTTACGCAAATAGAAATATTACTGTCACTGGTAAAAATATCAGCTTAAATTCTCAAGCGGATAGTAGTGGTAGCACATCCGATGCAGCTACTAATCTTTATGCAGGTGGCAATATTGACTTCAAGACTGGAAGCGATACAATTTTAACCGCTGCTAGTTCTCAAAGCAATAATGTTAACAATTTGAACATTAATGGCACTTTAACAGTTGAAAAAGATGCAAATGTAGTAGTAAATTCAAATGTAACTGCAAATAATGTTTCAACTCCAACTGGATTTAACAGCTATAGTTTTCCAAGTGGCTGCAGCAGTATTACTTTAGTTAATAATGGAGCTGTAATTGATGGTAATTTAACTATTAATGCCACTGCAGTGCCAAATTCCAGTGGTGTAGTAGCAGGGATTGGCGTCCAAGGCAATCCTTCAAATGCGGCTGATGTAATTATTGGCTCAACTGGTAAATATGTTGTTAATGCTACTAATTCACGTGATACTCGCGGTATCTTCTATTGTGCTGATAACCACACTGTAGGATTAGCCGAAGGTGCTCAAGCTCAATTTAACATGGGTCATGGTGTTTCAAATGCTATCTTTAGAGCTGACAATGTAATCCTTAAGCCAAGCGCTTCAATTAACATCACCACTTATCAAGATAATAACGGCAATTCCAATAACGGTATTCAATCTGACGGTGCAGGAGATCACTCGGGTCCTATTGTAGTTGGTTGGAGTCCTACAGGATCTGCAGATAATTCAAGTTTTGTAAATAATAATACCCACGCTACTATTGAAATAGATAAAGACGCAAATTTAACTATTATTCGTAAAACTGATAGTAATTCTAAGCAAGCTAACAGTCCATTAATTGACTTTGGATCAAATGGTAGTAATGGATTTAGTATGAACTTGACTATGAATGGCGGAAGAATGGATCTCGAAGATGCATTACAAATGGATAGTCATAGTGGTACTCCACTTGATGGTTCTGCTAGTTATTTAGGTAGCGAAAAAGAAATCTTCCCAATGGGAATGATAGTAATGTTTGGTACTAGTTCGAGTGATTACGTTAAAATTACCGATCCTGAATTATTTAAGATGGTGAGAACTGGCGCACAAAAAGGGATGTTATTCCGTCTTGAAGGTACCACTAACTCGATTAACGTCGCTTCAAGTGATGGTGAAGCTATTCCGCTTGATTATGCTACAGTTGGTGGCGTAAAGTACTCTAATGGAAAAGTTTCAACAAATACTGCCTATAAATGGAATATTACAAATCTTAATACAGTAAATAAGATGGGGAACTGGGCTGCAAATTATAATAATAAAGGCGGCTCCACATCTGACGCACCAGATTCTTAGTCTGAAGGGGTTCCATTTGGTGAAGCTCAGGCAAGTGTAACTTTTGCTCCAGTTGCTCTTTCTGATGAACCAAGTGATTTATCTACTCCAGCTGATTTTAATAATTACTTTAACTGGTGGAGTGCTTCAAATGTAGCAATGGGAAGCGATCTTATTCCTGATGCGGATAAGAATGATCCAAAAGGCGGCACAATTACTGTAAATGAAAATGCAGTTTTGACTCCTGCTGATGCGGAGCAGGCAATTACTAATAAGGCTGATTTAACCAATGTCTCTACCTACACTTGGGATAAAAATGATACTCCAAGTACCGCAAAGCCAGGAACTTTTGATGGTAAAGTAATTGTAACTTATGCAGATAAATCAGAAGATGTTGTCCCCGTTAAAGTTATTGTTAAGAGCTTAGCGGACGAATATACCCCTGAAGGCCAAACTGTTAACGTAAAGAAGGGCCAAACTCCAAATCCAGAGGAAGGCATCAAGAATACTAATGAATTGCCAAAAGGCACCAAGTATACTTGGAAAGATACTCCTGATACTTCAACAGTTGGCACTAAATCAGCTACTATTGTTGTAACTTACCCAGATGGCTCAAAGGACGAAGTTCCTGTTAAAGTTGTGGTCACAGATAACAGCCAACCTTCTGAAAAGCCAGATTCAGAGAAGTATGAACCAGAAGGTCAAACTGTTAACGTAAAGAAGGGCCAAACTCCTAACGCTGAAGAAGGCATCAAGAATAGTAATGACATGCCAAAAGGCACTAAATACACTTGGAAGACTACTCCTGATACTTCAACAGTTGGCACTAAATCAGCTACTATTGTTGTAACTTACCCAGACGGCTCAAAGGACGAAGTTCCTGTTAAGGTTGTGGTCACAGATAACAGCCAACCTTCTGAAAAGCCAGATTCAGAAAAATATGAACCAGAAGGTCAAACTGTTAACGTAAAGAAGGGCCAAACTCCTAACGCTGAAGAAGGCATCAAGAATAGTAATGACATGCCAAAAGGCACTAAGTACACTTGGAAGACCACTCCTAATACTTCAACAGTTGGCACTAAATCAGCTACTATCGTTGTAACTTACCCAGATGGCTCAAAGGATGAAGTTCCTGTTAAGGTTGTGGTCACCGATAACAGCCAACCTTCTGAAAAGCCAGATTCAGAAAAGTATGAACCAGAAGGTCAAACTGTCAATGTAAAGAAGGGCCAAACTCCAAATCCAGAGGAAGGTATCAAGAATACTAATGAATTGCCAAAGGGTACTAAATACACTTGGAAGACCACTCCTAATACTTCAACAGTTGGCACTAAATCAGCTACTATCGTTGTAACTTACCCAGATGGCTCAAAGGATGAAGTTCCTGTTAAGGTTGTGGTCACAGATAACAGCCAACCTTCTGAAAAGCCAGATTCAGAAAAGTATGAACCAGAAGGTCAAACTGTTAACGTAAAGAAGGGCCAAACTCCAAATCCAGAAGAAGGCATTAAGAATACTAATGAATTGCCAAAAGGCACCAAGTATACTTGGAAAGATACTCCTGATACTTCAACAGTTGGCACTAAGTCAGCTACTATCGTTGTAACTTATCCAGACGGCTCAAAGGACGAAGTTCCTGTTAAAGTTGTGGTCACAGATAACAGCCAACCTTCTGAAAAGCCAGATTCAGAAAAATATGAACCAGAAGGTCAAACTGTTAACGTAAAGAAGGGCCAAACTCCAAATCCAGAGGAAGGCATCAAGAATACTAATGAATTGCCAAAAGGCACCAAGTATACTTGGAAAGATACTCCTGATACTTCAACAGTTGGTACTAAGTCAGCTACTATTGTTGTAACTTATCCAGATGGCTCAAAGGACGAAGTTCCTGTTAAAGTTGTGGTCACAGATAACAGCCAACCTTCTGAAAAGCCAGATTCAGAAAAGTATGAACCAGAAGGCCAAACTGTCAATGTAAAGAAGGGCCAAACTCCAAATCCAGAGGAAGGTATCAAGAATACTAATGAATTGCCAAAAGGCACCAAGTATACTTGGAAAGATACTCCTAATACTTCAACAGTTGGCACTAAATCAGCTACTATTGTTGTAACTTATCCAGACGGCTCAAAGGACGAAGTTCCTGTTAAAGTTGTCGTTACAAAAGACGAGACTCAACCGGTTACCCCAATCACACCTGAACAACCTAATACTCCAGAAAATCCAACGAATACTACAAAAGTTATTGAACCAACAAATCCAGATGATCCTAACCAAAAAGATTTATTCAAACATGTAACAAGAACAATAATCATTAAGGAACCTGGTAAGAAGGCTAAGAAGATTACTCAAACTGCTACATTTACGAGAAATAAGACTATTAATACAGCTACAGGGGAAGTAATTTCTTACGGAAATTGGACTCCATCTACAAGAACCTTAGATAAAGTAACCACTCCAAACGTAAAGGGTTACACTAAACATATAGACGGCGATTTGAATACTATTGAAGTTTCACCAACTTCTGCCGATA is a window of Lactobacillus intestinalis DNA encoding:
- a CDS encoding SLAP domain-containing protein, with product MKKITKFGISLIVGVEMLSSVAISSRTVDAASNKMIFKNNSFIYTSNLKRTNAYKTQNGVRYVTRTYVAGTTVTPSGTRTINGKQYYQVGNNKYVRASNLRSLQDFFVSGDGWYLSDVDNLYNDDGSINQGAIDTTVQNYNNDTSMYWVDDSRSTNKLIKSARKLIGYFHYGSHAGFGNWKKPNKNGTTDCSGFVWLAMKRAGYPVGNWPFTTKDMENDARGAQHYLKQIPASQARMGDVMIVNTGNGLYQNGHAAIVDGPYEGLNTQIIQMGGDSSSQSVHRWTLGSSLSEKLLKGKFTYARPVKR
- a CDS encoding pectate lyase-like adhesive domain-containing protein, translated to MLSRKNINEKLKRLEQQKQRFSIRKLTIGAASVLIGLVFFGMGSQSVHADTITSPQVVNNTEVKATQPSTNKTSSNVPKEAPKTSTPEVTNKAQEAAILTGNQKKFQPSTPVKAATPNSQQVTSTSASKVQVAATTNTTNTPAVQANVSQTTEHVANETELQNALNNTNINNIVLDGNITNNSNSTFSLNNGTARQLTISGKQSDGTNASWNTGSGYVYLGSGTESNNKQWDISFEDIDITSTNSNGWSPVSLDNGVTGNISFNNVTNGGNGVLVYAPSANVTVQNTSSKPASSATDPNITANNVNIGDNVNLVTTQNNYNDGNVYANRNITVTGKNISLNSQADSSGSTSDAATNLYAGGNIDFKTGSDTILTAASSQSNNVNNLNINGTLTVEKDANVVVNSNVTANNVSTPTGFNSYSFPSGCSSITLVNNGAVIDGNLTINATAVPNSSGVVAGIGVQGNPSNAADVIIGSTGKYVVNATNSRDTRGIFYCADNHTVGLAEGAQAQFNMGHGVSNAIFRADNVILKPSASINITTYQDNNGNSNNGIQSDGAGDHSGPIVVGWSPTGSADNSSFVNNNTHATIEIDKDANLTIIRKTDSNSKQANSPLIDFGSNGSNGFSMNLTMNGGRMDLEDALQMDSHSGTPLDGSASYLGSEKEIFPMGMIVMFGTSSSDYVKITDPELFKMVRTGAQKGMLFRLEGTTNSINVASSDGEAIPLDYATVGGVKYSNGKVSTNTAYKWNITNLNTVNKMGNWAANYNNKGGSTSDAPDS
- a CDS encoding Rib/alpha-like domain-containing protein, with protein sequence MGSDLIPDADKNDPKGGTITVNENAVLTPADAEQAITNKADLTNVSTYTWDKNDTPSTAKPGTFDGKVIVTYADKSEDVVPVKVIVKSLADEYTPEGQTVNVKKGQTPNPEEGIKNTNELPKGTKYTWKDTPDTSTVGTKSATIVVTYPDGSKDEVPVKVVVTDNSQPSEKPDSEKYEPEGQTVNVKKGQTPNAEEGIKNSNDMPKGTKYTWKTTPDTSTVGTKSATIVVTYPDGSKDEVPVKVVVTDNSQPSEKPDSEKYEPEGQTVNVKKGQTPNAEEGIKNSNDMPKGTKYTWKTTPNTSTVGTKSATIVVTYPDGSKDEVPVKVVVTDNSQPSEKPDSEKYEPEGQTVNVKKGQTPNPEEGIKNTNELPKGTKYTWKTTPNTSTVGTKSATIVVTYPDGSKDEVPVKVVVTDNSQPSEKPDSEKYEPEGQTVNVKKGQTPNPEEGIKNTNELPKGTKYTWKDTPDTSTVGTKSATIVVTYPDGSKDEVPVKVVVTDNSQPSEKPDSEKYEPEGQTVNVKKGQTPNPEEGIKNTNELPKGTKYTWKDTPDTSTVGTKSATIVVTYPDGSKDEVPVKVVVTDNSQPSEKPDSEKYEPEGQTVNVKKGQTPNPEEGIKNTNELPKGTKYTWKDTPNTSTVGTKSATIVVTYPDGSKDEVPVKVVVTKDETQPVTPITPEQPNTPENPTNTTKVIEPTNPDDPNQKDLFKHVTRTIIIKEPGKKAKKITQTATFTRNKTINTATGEVISYGNWTPSTRTLDKVTTPNVKGYTKHIDGDLNTIEVSPTSADTVVKVTYTRKPKATEQNPTNTNHSTHTKRVNTFTHESNKISHSNNGFDYNNGPKAITIPVNNRSTDQIINRLRNNGYQVTVNANGEITSIIKVNENKVYNYTISLKGKLILTSITSLENSSKANNSMSNSLSTSQNGKESQSTSMKELPQTGSKDDDLASIGLAMATISGLLGLIVDRKRKQQ